One Sporomusaceae bacterium ACPt DNA window includes the following coding sequences:
- the hybF_1 gene encoding Hydrogenase maturation factor HybF has protein sequence MHELAIAQSVLDIALSTAASHNARRVTGIKILAGELTGVVPEALEFSFAALAGNTIAADAGLSVSIVPLRGRCRDCREEFAILSRRFFCPCCGSPGVEITAGRELSVEYVEVE, from the coding sequence ATGCATGAATTAGCAATTGCCCAGAGTGTTCTCGATATTGCCCTGAGTACGGCTGCCAGCCACAATGCAAGGAGAGTTACAGGCATCAAAATACTGGCCGGCGAACTTACCGGTGTTGTGCCTGAGGCACTGGAATTCAGCTTTGCCGCGTTAGCCGGGAATACTATTGCCGCTGACGCCGGCCTGTCGGTAAGTATTGTCCCGCTGCGCGGCCGCTGCCGCGACTGTCGGGAAGAGTTTGCAATTCTTAGTCGCCGTTTTTTTTGTCCTTGTTGCGGTTCGCCGGGAGTAGAAATTACCGCCGGGCGCGAGCTCAGCGTTGAGTATGTGGAGGTAGAATGA
- the hypB gene encoding Hydrogenase maturation factor HypB codes for MEVKVMAQILDKNDKLAREINQQLTARGIYALNLLGSPGAGKTALLEATISRLKNEVKLAVIEGDLYTDKDKDRIARHGVPVFQINTAGGCHLDATMVEQALASLDLSGIELLIIENVGNLVCPANFNVGEHAKVVVLSVTEGEDKPLKYPLVFQESSAVVLNKIDLLPYTNFNLDTATADIKTINSGIQLFNISCRSGEGLHEWCCWLKGMASTVSRQAKV; via the coding sequence GTGGAAGTCAAGGTAATGGCCCAAATACTAGACAAAAATGACAAGCTGGCCAGAGAAATCAATCAGCAGCTTACAGCTCGGGGAATTTATGCCCTTAATCTCCTTGGGTCTCCCGGAGCCGGAAAAACAGCACTGTTGGAAGCGACTATCAGCCGCTTGAAGAACGAGGTTAAACTGGCAGTTATTGAAGGAGACCTCTATACTGACAAGGATAAAGACCGCATTGCCCGCCACGGTGTGCCGGTATTTCAAATTAATACCGCGGGCGGCTGTCACTTGGATGCAACCATGGTTGAGCAGGCGCTTGCAAGCTTAGACTTAAGCGGAATTGAACTGCTGATTATTGAAAATGTCGGTAACCTAGTATGTCCGGCTAATTTTAATGTTGGCGAACATGCTAAAGTTGTGGTGCTTAGTGTCACTGAAGGAGAGGATAAGCCACTTAAATATCCTTTGGTATTTCAGGAATCAAGTGCTGTGGTTTTGAATAAAATTGATTTATTACCATACACCAACTTTAACCTTGATACGGCAACTGCTGATATTAAAACAATAAATTCCGGTATTCAGTTGTTTAACATTTCATGTCGCTCAGGAGAGGGACTGCATGAATGGTGTTGTTGGCTCAAAGGTATGGCTTCAACTGTCAGCAGGCAAGCAAAAGTATAA
- the yifK gene encoding putative transport protein YifK has protein sequence MSQKDGLHEDLHRGLQERHVQLIALGGAIGVGLFLGSASAIIIAGPALMLSYFAGGIIIFYIMRALGEVAAAYPVSGSFSAYAGAFLGPLAGYITGWTYWFMWVVTCMAEITAVGVYVQFWLPEVPQWLPALAALVGMTVVNLIAVEAYGEFEFWFALIKVLTIIAMIVAGLAMILFGVGNNGVPIGISNLWSEGGFFPKGLPGIIMSLVMVMFAYLGIELIGVTAGEAKDPEKTLPAAIDKVFWRILIFYVGALFVIMSLYPWNQLGSIGSPFVLTFEKLGVRAAAGIINFVVLTAALSSCNSGIFSTGRMLYNLSLQGRAPKYFGRLNSRKVPINGILVSAFFLLIGVVLNYLAPGKVFTYVTSVSTFAALWVWAIILLVQMKFRQGLTYAQQARLKYPMPGYPVVNWACLAFLALVAAVLCFDPDTLVAMVVGSIWLVLLIVTYYAFGWNKPQLSRPNTKKIK, from the coding sequence ATGTCCCAAAAAGATGGTTTGCATGAAGACTTACATCGTGGCTTGCAGGAGCGGCATGTTCAGCTTATTGCTCTCGGCGGCGCTATCGGTGTTGGTTTGTTTCTCGGATCAGCATCAGCAATCATAATTGCCGGGCCGGCATTGATGCTTTCTTATTTTGCGGGTGGTATCATCATCTTCTACATAATGCGGGCGTTGGGAGAAGTGGCTGCGGCATACCCGGTATCAGGCTCTTTCAGTGCCTATGCCGGCGCTTTTTTAGGGCCGCTGGCAGGATATATTACCGGCTGGACATACTGGTTTATGTGGGTTGTAACTTGTATGGCCGAAATAACAGCAGTTGGCGTGTATGTTCAGTTCTGGCTGCCGGAAGTGCCGCAATGGTTACCGGCACTGGCAGCATTGGTGGGCATGACGGTTGTTAACCTGATTGCTGTCGAGGCTTACGGCGAGTTTGAGTTTTGGTTTGCTCTTATCAAGGTCCTCACGATTATTGCTATGATTGTTGCCGGTTTAGCTATGATACTTTTTGGTGTTGGCAATAACGGCGTGCCTATTGGCATATCCAATCTGTGGAGTGAAGGAGGTTTTTTCCCAAAAGGGCTGCCGGGGATAATAATGTCGCTGGTTATGGTTATGTTTGCCTATCTGGGAATTGAACTTATCGGCGTTACGGCAGGCGAGGCTAAAGATCCGGAAAAGACGCTGCCGGCGGCTATTGATAAAGTGTTCTGGCGAATCCTTATCTTTTATGTAGGCGCATTGTTTGTTATTATGTCTTTATATCCCTGGAATCAGCTTGGGAGCATTGGCAGCCCGTTTGTACTCACGTTCGAAAAATTAGGGGTGCGGGCAGCTGCCGGTATAATAAATTTTGTAGTATTGACTGCGGCGCTATCGTCTTGCAATAGCGGTATATTTAGTACCGGCCGCATGCTTTACAATTTGTCGTTGCAGGGGAGGGCGCCCAAATATTTTGGTAGGTTAAATAGCCGGAAAGTTCCCATTAACGGTATTTTGGTGTCAGCCTTTTTTCTGTTGATTGGGGTGGTGCTTAACTACCTGGCGCCAGGTAAGGTATTTACCTATGTAACTAGTGTAAGTACCTTTGCCGCGTTGTGGGTGTGGGCTATAATTTTGCTTGTGCAAATGAAGTTTCGACAGGGATTAACTTATGCACAGCAGGCCAGGCTCAAATATCCGATGCCCGGTTATCCGGTAGTCAACTGGGCCTGCCTGGCATTTCTTGCTTTGGTGGCCGCGGTTTTATGCTTTGATCCTGATACGCTGGTGGCTATGGTTGTTGGCTCTATCTGGCTCGTGCTGCTTATTGTCACCTACTATGCTTTTGGTTGGAATAAACCGCAACTGTCACGCCCAAATACTAAAAAAATTAAATGA
- the alr1 gene encoding Alanine racemase 1 — MEMSMFSRPVWAEIDLKAIENNVREIKKVLKPGVKFCAVVKADAYGHGAVAVARTALANGADRLAVAILNEAIELRQAGFTVPILILGYTPLYQAEMVAAYGITQTLFTLDAAQALSAAAVRLNTRIKVHIKIDTGMSRIGIPPAYAGEFAAQVAALPGLELEGVFSHFATADSVDKTYAYEQLSRFTQALAGIEARGITVPVRHIANSAATLELPEAQFDMVRPGIILYGLWPSDEVAQTVNLKPAMRLQAQVAYVKDITAGTTVSYGQTYRAKDLRRIATLPVGYADGWTRLLSGKASVSIRGRQAPLVGRICMDQCMADVTDIPGVAAGDVATLFGPGGMAVDEVAAKLGTINYELVCMIGKRVPRVYTNTQ, encoded by the coding sequence ATGGAAATGAGCATGTTTAGCCGCCCGGTATGGGCTGAAATTGATTTGAAAGCTATTGAAAATAACGTACGTGAAATAAAGAAGGTCCTCAAACCGGGTGTTAAATTTTGTGCGGTAGTTAAGGCTGACGCCTATGGGCACGGGGCGGTAGCGGTAGCCCGGACCGCACTGGCAAACGGCGCCGATCGCTTAGCGGTGGCTATTTTAAATGAAGCTATTGAACTCAGACAGGCTGGTTTTACCGTACCCATCCTTATTCTGGGCTATACGCCGCTTTATCAAGCTGAAATGGTGGCAGCTTACGGTATAACTCAGACTCTATTTACCCTTGACGCTGCCCAAGCGCTATCGGCGGCGGCTGTCCGTCTCAATACCCGGATAAAGGTACATATTAAAATTGATACCGGCATGAGCCGGATTGGCATCCCGCCGGCTTATGCCGGGGAATTTGCCGCCCAGGTGGCTGCTTTGCCGGGCCTGGAACTAGAAGGCGTATTTTCCCATTTTGCCACTGCCGACAGTGTGGACAAGACCTACGCCTATGAGCAGTTATCCAGGTTTACTCAAGCGCTGGCCGGCATTGAAGCCCGGGGGATCACTGTACCTGTCCGTCATATTGCCAACAGCGCGGCCACATTAGAATTACCGGAAGCCCAGTTTGATATGGTACGTCCGGGAATTATCCTGTATGGTCTCTGGCCTTCGGACGAAGTAGCGCAAACTGTTAATTTAAAACCGGCTATGCGCTTACAAGCCCAGGTGGCATACGTTAAGGACATTACGGCCGGCACAACTGTTAGTTATGGTCAGACGTACCGGGCTAAGGATCTAAGGCGGATTGCCACATTACCTGTCGGTTATGCCGACGGTTGGACACGGCTGCTTTCAGGTAAAGCCAGTGTTAGTATCAGAGGGCGCCAAGCGCCGTTAGTTGGACGAATATGCATGGACCAGTGTATGGCTGACGTTACCGATATCCCAGGAGTAGCAGCAGGGGATGTTGCCACCCTGTTTGGACCTGGCGGCATGGCGGTTGACGAGGTGGCCGCTAAGCTTGGTACCATTAACTATGAGCTTGTGTGCATGATCGGCAAGCGTGTACCGCGAGTATACACGAATACACAATGA